From the Hyphomicrobium sp. ghe19 genome, one window contains:
- the rplL gene encoding 50S ribosomal protein L7/L12, producing MSKIEKIVDDLSSLTVLEAAELAKALEEKWGVSAAAAVAVAAPAAGAAAAPAEEQTEFTVILKSGGDKKINVIKEVRAITGLGLKEAKDLVEAGGKTVKEGVSKDEAQKLKKQLEDQGAVVEVK from the coding sequence ATGTCTAAGATCGAGAAAATCGTTGACGACCTGTCGAGCCTGACCGTGCTCGAAGCTGCAGAGCTTGCCAAGGCTCTGGAAGAGAAGTGGGGCGTGTCGGCTGCAGCAGCTGTCGCAGTTGCCGCACCGGCCGCAGGCGCAGCCGCAGCACCGGCTGAAGAGCAGACGGAATTCACCGTCATCCTCAAGTCGGGTGGCGACAAGAAGATCAACGTCATCAAGGAAGTTCGCGCCATCACGGGCCTCGGCCTGAAGGAAGCCAAAGACCTCGTCGAGGCCGGCGGCAAGACCGTGAAGGAAGGCGTCTCGAAGGACGAAGCCCAGAAGCTCAAGAAGCAGCTTGAGGATCAGGGCGCAGTCGTCGAGGTGAAGTAA
- the rplA gene encoding 50S ribosomal protein L1, translating to MAKAQISAEKIKETRDAGGKRMEAIKQGLSAGKSYGVDEAVKIIKDRAKAKFDETIEVAVNLGVDPKHADQMVRGVCNLPNGSGRTARVAVFARGAKAEEAKAAGADVVGAEDLVEIVSKGTINFDRCIATPDMMGLVGRLGKVLGPRGLMPNPRVGTVTMDVVSAVKGAKGGSVEFRVEKAGIVHAGIGKASFTEEALVQNIKAFVDAVVKAKPTGSKGTYLKKVSLSSTMGPGLKLDTATVASGPVV from the coding sequence ATGGCAAAAGCTCAAATCAGCGCTGAGAAAATCAAAGAGACGCGCGATGCCGGTGGCAAGCGCATGGAAGCGATCAAGCAGGGTCTTTCGGCCGGCAAGTCTTATGGCGTCGACGAAGCCGTGAAGATCATCAAGGATCGCGCCAAGGCGAAGTTCGATGAAACGATCGAGGTTGCAGTCAACCTCGGCGTCGATCCGAAGCACGCCGATCAGATGGTGCGCGGCGTCTGCAACTTGCCGAACGGTTCAGGCCGTACGGCTCGCGTTGCCGTCTTCGCGCGCGGCGCCAAGGCTGAAGAAGCCAAGGCCGCCGGAGCCGACGTCGTCGGAGCCGAGGACCTCGTCGAGATCGTCTCGAAGGGCACGATCAATTTCGATCGCTGCATCGCGACGCCGGACATGATGGGCCTCGTCGGCCGCCTCGGTAAAGTGTTGGGCCCGCGCGGCCTGATGCCGAACCCGCGCGTCGGCACGGTGACGATGGACGTCGTGAGCGCCGTCAAGGGTGCGAAGGGTGGTTCGGTGGAGTTCCGCGTCGAGAAGGCCGGCATCGTTCACGCCGGCATCGGCAAGGCGAGCTTCACCGAGGAAGCTCTGGTCCAGAACATCAAGGCGTTTGTCGATGCGGTCGTGAAGGCCAAGCCGACGGGCTCGAAGGGCACGTACCTGAAGAAGGTTTCGCTGTCCTCGACGATGGGGCCGGGATTGAAGCTCGATACGGCGACCGTCGCATCGGGGCCAGTCGTCTAA
- the rplJ gene encoding 50S ribosomal protein L10, whose translation MDRAAKRELIDHLHTELKSTGVVVVAHNTGMVAAQSAEFRRRVKDAGGSVKVAKNKLAQLALKDTDAEKLSDLLKGPTVLAFSKDPIAAAKAAVAYAKGNDKLVILGGAMGKTILDAKGVQALADLPSLDELRAKIIGLLNAPATKIVRTIAEPGAQLARVIQAKASKEEAAA comes from the coding sequence GTGGATAGAGCCGCGAAACGTGAGCTCATTGACCATCTCCACACAGAGCTGAAGAGCACTGGCGTGGTTGTGGTCGCCCACAACACCGGCATGGTGGCTGCTCAATCCGCAGAGTTCCGCAGGCGCGTCAAAGACGCAGGCGGCTCTGTGAAAGTGGCCAAGAACAAGCTGGCACAGCTCGCGCTCAAGGATACCGACGCCGAAAAGCTTTCAGATCTTTTGAAGGGGCCGACCGTTCTGGCCTTCTCGAAGGATCCGATCGCCGCGGCGAAGGCTGCCGTCGCTTATGCCAAGGGTAACGACAAGCTCGTGATCCTCGGCGGCGCGATGGGCAAAACCATCCTTGACGCAAAAGGCGTGCAAGCCCTTGCCGATCTGCCGTCGCTTGACGAACTGCGCGCGAAGATCATCGGTCTCTTGAATGCTCCGGCGACGAAAATCGTCCGGACCATCGCAGAGCCCGGTGCCCAGCTCGCACGCGTCATCCAGGCGAAGGCGTCGAAGGAAGAGGCTGCTGCTTAG
- the nusG gene encoding transcription termination/antitermination protein NusG → MVVAQEREDKATVAGTRWYIVHAYTNFERKVADAIRERAKAGGLDNLFEEIVVPTEEVVEIKRGRKIPTERKFLPGYVLVKMKMTDAAFVMIKNTPKVTGFLGADNKPMPIPEAEAMRILNQVKEGVERPKPTITFEIGENVKVADGPFASFTGIVEEVDEERSRVKVAVSIFGRPTPVELEFTQVEKVAA, encoded by the coding sequence ATGGTTGTCGCGCAAGAACGCGAAGATAAAGCTACGGTTGCCGGTACGCGCTGGTACATCGTGCATGCTTACACGAATTTCGAACGCAAGGTCGCCGACGCTATACGCGAGCGGGCCAAAGCGGGCGGTCTCGATAATCTCTTCGAAGAGATCGTCGTGCCGACGGAAGAAGTCGTCGAGATCAAGCGCGGCCGGAAGATCCCGACCGAGCGGAAATTTCTGCCGGGCTACGTGCTCGTCAAAATGAAGATGACCGACGCTGCGTTCGTCATGATCAAGAATACGCCCAAGGTGACGGGCTTCCTCGGCGCGGACAACAAGCCGATGCCGATCCCCGAAGCCGAGGCGATGCGCATCTTGAATCAGGTCAAGGAGGGCGTCGAGCGGCCAAAGCCGACGATCACCTTCGAGATCGGCGAGAACGTCAAGGTGGCCGACGGCCCGTTTGCCTCGTTCACCGGCATCGTCGAAGAGGTCGACGAGGAGCGCTCGCGCGTCAAGGTCGCGGTGTCGATCTTCGGACGTCCGACGCCTGTCGAACTCGAATTTACGCAGGTTGAAAAAGTTGCTGCCTGA
- a CDS encoding EAL domain-containing protein, producing the protein MFDKRQRLVVCNNFYRELYDLPDAVTEQGTAFVDIVAYVVSNETDYTAKEAHAIQERRIKDHLAALSEGKSFSEVRHLKNGRVVLVTSQPLLDGGWIGIHEDITEERQAEKRIEWLASHDTLTELFSRAYFHQQLQGALASGSEIAVLWIDLDGFNSVNDMFGQPVGDALLKSVARRLIKVVRKADVLARLGGDEFALIRFGAATHEQLERLAQRLLATISTEHSLLGRKVHITGCLSITHAPEHGRTPDAIMKNADLALHYAKTSGRGSYAFYDPERDYESGRVKLLDSDLKLALKKKQFELHYQPIVDILGQCVSGFEALIRWRHPERGMISPADFIPFAEESGWIVEIGNWVLSRACKDAAAWPAEIKVAVNLSSVQFEKGDLYGAVTGALSASGLPADRLELEVTESVLLRDHPKTHDLLHKLRALGIKILLDDFGTAYGALSYLRSFPFDMLKIDRSFVRDFGTADERDCAAIVQSIAELAKRLRMTTVAEGVETKEQLAMVTNAGCEEVQGFYFSKPVPVGEIAATITRVRQIFSRALEKSA; encoded by the coding sequence ATGTTCGACAAGCGACAGCGGCTTGTCGTCTGCAACAACTTCTATCGCGAGCTTTACGATTTGCCGGATGCGGTGACGGAGCAGGGGACGGCATTTGTCGATATTGTCGCCTATGTCGTGTCGAATGAAACCGATTATACCGCGAAAGAAGCTCACGCAATCCAAGAGCGACGGATCAAAGATCATCTTGCTGCACTCTCGGAAGGCAAATCTTTTTCCGAAGTCAGGCATCTGAAGAATGGCCGGGTAGTCCTCGTCACAAGTCAGCCTTTGTTGGATGGAGGCTGGATCGGTATACACGAGGACATCACCGAAGAGCGGCAAGCAGAAAAAAGAATCGAATGGCTCGCTTCCCATGACACGCTGACTGAACTCTTTAGTCGTGCTTACTTCCACCAACAGCTCCAGGGCGCCCTCGCAAGCGGCAGCGAAATTGCTGTTCTCTGGATCGATCTCGACGGCTTCAATAGCGTCAATGACATGTTCGGTCAGCCGGTCGGCGATGCGTTACTGAAGAGCGTCGCGAGGCGCTTGATTAAAGTCGTTCGTAAAGCCGATGTTTTGGCGCGGCTCGGCGGCGACGAATTCGCGCTGATAAGGTTCGGTGCCGCAACGCACGAACAATTGGAACGATTGGCGCAGCGGCTGCTCGCTACGATCAGCACCGAGCACAGCCTTTTGGGTCGCAAGGTACATATCACCGGATGCTTGAGTATCACGCATGCCCCGGAGCATGGCCGGACGCCCGATGCGATCATGAAAAATGCGGATCTGGCGCTCCATTATGCCAAGACGTCAGGGCGCGGCAGCTACGCATTTTACGATCCGGAGCGCGATTACGAGAGCGGCCGCGTAAAGCTGCTGGATTCGGACTTGAAGCTCGCCTTGAAGAAGAAGCAGTTCGAACTTCATTACCAGCCGATCGTCGACATCCTTGGCCAATGCGTGAGCGGCTTCGAGGCGCTGATACGCTGGCGACATCCCGAGCGCGGCATGATTTCACCGGCCGATTTTATCCCCTTCGCGGAAGAGAGCGGCTGGATCGTGGAGATTGGCAACTGGGTACTGTCGCGCGCGTGCAAAGATGCGGCAGCATGGCCGGCCGAGATAAAGGTAGCCGTCAATCTATCATCAGTTCAATTTGAGAAAGGCGATCTCTACGGCGCCGTCACCGGGGCACTTTCCGCGTCGGGTTTACCGGCAGACCGGCTCGAGCTCGAGGTGACGGAATCTGTCCTGCTGCGCGATCATCCGAAAACGCACGATCTTCTGCATAAGCTTCGCGCGCTCGGTATCAAAATCCTGCTCGACGATTTTGGGACCGCCTATGGGGCGCTCAGCTATCTGCGGAGCTTCCCGTTCGACATGCTCAAGATCGACCGATCTTTCGTGCGGGATTTCGGAACGGCCGATGAGCGCGATTGCGCAGCGATCGTCCAATCTATAGCCGAACTCGCAAAGCGCCTGCGCATGACGACGGTCGCAGAGGGCGTGGAGACGAAAGAGCAGCTGGCCATGGTCACGAACGCGGGTTGCGAAGAGGTCCAGGGTTTCTATTTCAGCAAACCGGTCCCAGTCGGCGAAATCGCCGCAACGATCACGCGCGTTCGGCAAATTTTCTCCCGGGCGCTCGAAAAGAGCGCTTGA
- the rplK gene encoding 50S ribosomal protein L11 — protein MAKKIDGFINLQVPAGAANPSPPIGPALGQRGVNIMEFCKSFNAKTKDLEQGTPIPVKITVYSDRSFTFEMRQPPATYLIKKAAGLRPTGKGGQGSKEPGRIVAGQVTIDQLKEIAKGKLKDMNTDDLDAAARTLAGSARSMGLKVVE, from the coding sequence ATGGCGAAGAAAATAGACGGCTTTATCAATCTTCAAGTGCCGGCAGGGGCGGCCAATCCGTCGCCTCCGATCGGTCCCGCGCTTGGTCAGCGCGGCGTCAACATCATGGAATTCTGCAAGTCCTTCAACGCGAAAACGAAGGACCTTGAGCAGGGTACACCGATTCCCGTGAAGATCACGGTCTACTCCGACCGTTCATTCACGTTCGAGATGCGCCAGCCTCCGGCGACGTATCTCATCAAGAAAGCTGCCGGCCTTCGCCCCACGGGCAAGGGCGGTCAGGGCTCGAAAGAGCCGGGCCGTATCGTTGCCGGTCAGGTGACGATCGACCAGCTGAAAGAGATTGCCAAGGGCAAGCTCAAGGACATGAACACCGACGACCTCGACGCCGCCGCCCGCACGCTTGCGGGTAGCGCACGTTCGATGGGTCTGAAGGTGGTGGAGTAG
- a CDS encoding YbjQ family protein — translation MLVVTTNDIPGYRIVRHLGLVRGLTVRSRSVVGNIGAAIQIFFGGNISVYTKLAEHTRQEAFDLLVEHAQSMGANAVIAMRYDANEIAAAVTEVLAYGSAVVIEPIAGAGATSSDAGGPWTAPRTVR, via the coding sequence ATGCTGGTCGTGACAACGAACGACATTCCAGGGTATCGCATTGTCCGTCATTTGGGGCTTGTACGCGGGCTGACGGTCCGCTCCCGCAGCGTCGTCGGCAACATTGGCGCGGCGATCCAAATCTTCTTCGGCGGCAATATCTCGGTTTATACGAAACTTGCCGAGCATACGCGCCAGGAGGCTTTCGACCTGCTGGTCGAGCATGCCCAAAGCATGGGCGCCAACGCGGTTATTGCAATGCGATATGATGCGAACGAGATCGCGGCGGCGGTCACGGAAGTTCTGGCCTACGGCTCGGCCGTCGTCATCGAGCCTATCGCGGGGGCGGGCGCGACGTCGAGCGACGCTGGAGGGCCCTGGACAGCCCCGCGGACGGTTCGTTAG
- the secE gene encoding preprotein translocase subunit SecE — translation MAKFNPITFMQEVRQEVAKVTWPTWKEVWITTLMVLIMVALASVFFLLVDQALSHIVRFVLGVAS, via the coding sequence ATGGCGAAGTTCAATCCCATAACCTTTATGCAAGAAGTTCGGCAGGAAGTCGCAAAGGTTACCTGGCCGACTTGGAAAGAGGTGTGGATCACGACTTTGATGGTGCTCATCATGGTCGCGCTCGCCTCTGTTTTCTTTTTGCTCGTTGATCAAGCGTTGAGCCACATCGTGCGTTTCGTCCTAGGGGTGGCCAGCTGA
- the rpoB gene encoding DNA-directed RNA polymerase subunit beta — MAQTLTSRKRLRKQFGHLGEIARMPNLIEVQKASYDDFLMVKEPPGGRQDDFGLQSVFKGVFPISDFAGKSTLEFVSYEFEPPKFDTDECMQRDMTYAAPLKVKLRLIVFDVNEETGSKSIKDVKEQDVYMGDMPLMTLNGTFIINGTERVIVSQMHRSPGVFFDHDRGKTHSSGKLLFAARIIPYRGSWLDFEFDAKDNVYVRIDRRRKLPVTTMLYALGLDDEEILAHFYKHIPIKESKRGWKMPYLAEKFRGVTPQSDIADAKTGEVIARAGEKITARRSREIGESGVKEILISAEDLSGRFIAEDIVDLETGKIFAEAGDELDAELLAELKEQKVKEFHILDIDYVNTGAFIRNTLNIDKNANQQEALMDIYRVMRPGEPPTIEAATALFQGLFFDPERFDLSAVGRVKMNMRLELDAPDTMRVLRKEDILAVVKTLVDLRDGKGEIDDIDHLGNRRVRSVGELMENQYRVGLLRMERAIKERMSSVDIDTVMPQDLINAKPAAAAVREFFGSSQLSQFMDQTNPLSEITHKRRLSALGPGGLTRERAGFEVRDVHPTHYGRICPIETPEGPNIGLINSLATFARVNKYGFIESPYRKVVNARVTDEVAYLSAMEEMRHHVAQANAVMDAKGKLTEDLVTVRHNGDVMLVPTDKVDYIDVSPKQLVSVAAALIPFLENDDANRALMGSNMQRQAVPLIKAEAPLVGTGMEERVAQDSGAAIAARRTGIVDQVDATRIVVRATEEQDPSKPGVDIYRLRKFQRSNQNTCINQRPLINVGDIVKAGDIIADGPSTELGELALGKNVLVAFMPWMGYNFEDSILMNERVVSEDVFTSIHIEEFEVMARDTKLGPEEITRDIPNVSEEALKNLDEAGIVYIGAEVHPGDILVGKITPKGESPMTPEEKLLRAIFGEKASDVRDTSLRLPPGVSGTIVEVRVFNRHGVEKDERAMAIEREEIERLAKDRDDELQILDRNVYARLKDALMGKEVAKGPKNARKGTVIDTAILDDIPRSQWWEIGLANEKAQAEVEAIQKQYEDAKKGLGLRFADKVDKLQRGDELPPGVMKMVKVFVAVKRKIQPGDKMAGRHGNKGVVSMIVPSEDMPFLEDGTPVDVVLNPLGVPSRMNVGQILETHLGWACRGLGRMIDDAIHQFHESGQAKALRDQMTKVYGAEVIKPSMKDDELVSISENLKTGVPIATPVFDGAREKDIVEMLQLAGFDTSGQSTLFDGRTGEPFDRKVTVGYKYVLKLHHLVDDKIHARSIGPYSLVTQQPLGGKAQFGGQRFGEMEVWALEAYGAAYTLQEMLTVKSDDVAGRTKVYEAIVRGDDAFEAGVPESFNVLVKEMRALGLNVELVNSEAEAPQLVEREVAPEEPPQAQLPPAAE, encoded by the coding sequence ATGGCTCAAACCCTCACCAGCCGTAAACGCCTCCGGAAGCAATTTGGACACCTCGGAGAGATCGCGAGAATGCCGAACCTCATCGAGGTTCAGAAAGCATCCTACGACGACTTCTTGATGGTCAAGGAACCCCCGGGCGGCAGGCAGGATGACTTCGGCCTTCAGTCGGTTTTCAAGGGCGTTTTCCCGATCTCGGATTTTGCCGGAAAATCGACGCTGGAGTTCGTCAGTTACGAATTCGAACCGCCGAAATTCGATACCGATGAGTGCATGCAGCGCGATATGACATACGCAGCGCCGCTCAAGGTCAAGCTGCGCCTGATCGTGTTCGACGTGAACGAAGAGACGGGGTCTAAGTCGATCAAGGACGTGAAGGAACAGGACGTCTACATGGGCGACATGCCCCTGATGACGTTGAACGGCACCTTCATCATCAACGGCACCGAGCGCGTTATCGTCTCGCAGATGCACCGTTCGCCGGGCGTCTTCTTCGACCACGATCGCGGCAAGACCCACTCGTCCGGCAAGCTGTTGTTCGCGGCTCGCATCATTCCCTATCGCGGTTCGTGGCTCGATTTCGAGTTCGACGCGAAGGACAACGTCTATGTCCGTATCGATCGTCGGCGCAAGCTGCCGGTGACAACGATGCTGTATGCGCTCGGCCTCGATGACGAGGAAATCCTCGCGCACTTCTACAAGCACATCCCGATCAAGGAATCGAAGCGCGGCTGGAAAATGCCGTACCTCGCGGAGAAGTTCCGCGGCGTGACTCCGCAGTCGGATATCGCAGACGCCAAGACGGGCGAGGTTATCGCACGTGCGGGCGAGAAGATCACTGCGCGTCGTTCTCGTGAAATTGGCGAGAGCGGCGTCAAGGAAATCCTGATCTCTGCCGAAGATCTCTCCGGCCGTTTCATCGCCGAAGACATCGTCGATCTCGAGACCGGCAAGATCTTCGCTGAAGCCGGCGACGAGCTCGACGCCGAGCTGCTGGCCGAGCTCAAGGAGCAGAAGGTCAAGGAATTCCACATCCTCGACATCGACTACGTCAACACCGGCGCGTTCATCCGCAACACGCTGAACATCGACAAGAACGCCAATCAGCAGGAAGCGCTGATGGACATCTACCGGGTGATGCGCCCGGGCGAGCCGCCGACCATCGAAGCGGCAACCGCGCTGTTCCAAGGCCTGTTCTTCGATCCGGAGCGTTTCGATCTCTCGGCCGTCGGCCGCGTGAAGATGAACATGCGTCTTGAACTCGACGCGCCCGACACGATGCGCGTGCTCCGCAAGGAAGACATCCTCGCGGTCGTGAAGACGCTTGTCGATTTGCGCGACGGCAAGGGCGAGATCGACGACATCGACCACCTCGGCAACCGCCGCGTTCGGTCCGTCGGCGAGCTGATGGAAAACCAGTACCGCGTTGGTCTGCTTCGCATGGAGCGGGCCATCAAGGAGCGCATGTCGTCCGTCGATATCGACACCGTCATGCCGCAGGACTTGATCAACGCCAAGCCGGCAGCCGCTGCAGTGCGCGAGTTCTTCGGTTCTTCGCAGCTCTCGCAGTTCATGGACCAGACGAACCCGCTCTCCGAGATCACCCACAAGCGCCGTCTTTCGGCACTTGGACCGGGCGGCTTGACGCGCGAGCGTGCAGGCTTCGAAGTCCGCGACGTGCATCCGACGCACTATGGCCGTATCTGCCCGATTGAGACGCCGGAAGGCCCGAACATCGGTCTGATCAACTCGCTCGCGACCTTCGCACGCGTCAACAAGTACGGCTTTATCGAGAGCCCATATCGCAAGGTCGTCAACGCGCGCGTCACCGACGAGGTCGCCTACCTCTCGGCCATGGAAGAAATGCGCCATCACGTGGCGCAGGCCAACGCCGTCATGGACGCCAAGGGCAAGCTGACGGAAGATCTCGTCACGGTCCGCCACAACGGCGACGTGATGCTCGTGCCCACCGATAAGGTCGACTACATCGACGTCTCGCCGAAGCAGCTCGTGTCGGTCGCGGCCGCGCTCATTCCGTTCCTCGAGAACGATGACGCCAACCGCGCTCTGATGGGCTCGAACATGCAGCGTCAGGCCGTTCCTCTGATCAAGGCGGAAGCGCCGCTGGTCGGAACCGGCATGGAAGAGCGTGTCGCGCAAGACTCTGGTGCTGCGATCGCGGCGCGCCGGACCGGCATCGTCGATCAGGTCGACGCAACCCGTATCGTCGTTCGCGCAACGGAAGAGCAGGATCCCTCGAAGCCGGGCGTCGACATTTATCGTCTTCGCAAGTTCCAGCGTTCGAACCAGAACACCTGTATCAACCAGCGGCCGCTGATCAACGTCGGCGACATCGTGAAGGCCGGCGACATCATCGCTGACGGTCCGTCGACCGAGCTCGGCGAGCTTGCGCTCGGCAAGAACGTGCTCGTCGCGTTCATGCCGTGGATGGGCTACAACTTCGAAGACTCGATTTTGATGAACGAGCGCGTCGTCTCTGAAGACGTGTTCACCTCGATCCACATCGAGGAATTCGAGGTCATGGCGCGAGACACGAAGCTCGGGCCCGAGGAAATCACGCGCGATATTCCGAACGTCTCGGAAGAAGCGCTGAAGAACCTCGACGAAGCCGGCATCGTCTACATCGGCGCCGAAGTCCACCCGGGCGACATCCTGGTCGGCAAGATCACGCCGAAGGGCGAAAGCCCGATGACGCCGGAAGAGAAACTCCTCCGCGCCATCTTCGGTGAGAAGGCGTCCGACGTGCGCGATACCTCGCTCCGTCTGCCGCCGGGCGTTTCCGGAACGATCGTCGAAGTTCGCGTCTTCAACCGTCACGGCGTCGAAAAAGACGAACGTGCGATGGCGATCGAGCGCGAGGAGATCGAGCGTCTCGCGAAGGACCGCGACGACGAATTGCAGATCCTCGACCGTAACGTCTACGCGCGCCTCAAAGACGCGCTGATGGGCAAGGAAGTCGCCAAGGGTCCGAAGAACGCTCGCAAGGGCACCGTGATCGACACGGCTATCCTCGACGATATCCCCCGCAGCCAGTGGTGGGAAATCGGGCTCGCGAACGAGAAGGCGCAGGCCGAAGTCGAAGCGATCCAGAAGCAGTACGAAGACGCCAAGAAGGGCTTGGGTCTGCGTTTTGCCGACAAGGTCGACAAGCTTCAGCGTGGCGACGAGCTGCCGCCGGGCGTGATGAAGATGGTCAAGGTCTTCGTCGCCGTGAAGCGCAAGATCCAGCCGGGCGATAAGATGGCCGGCCGTCACGGCAACAAGGGCGTCGTCTCGATGATCGTCCCGTCGGAAGACATGCCGTTCCTCGAGGACGGTACGCCTGTCGACGTCGTTCTGAACCCGCTCGGCGTGCCGTCGCGCATGAACGTCGGACAGATTCTCGAAACGCATCTTGGCTGGGCGTGCCGCGGTCTTGGCCGCATGATCGACGACGCAATTCATCAGTTCCACGAGAGTGGACAGGCGAAGGCGCTCCGCGATCAGATGACGAAGGTCTACGGCGCTGAAGTGATCAAGCCGTCCATGAAGGACGACGAGCTCGTCAGCATCTCGGAGAACCTCAAGACCGGCGTTCCGATCGCGACGCCCGTGTTCGACGGCGCACGCGAGAAGGACATCGTCGAGATGTTGCAGCTCGCAGGCTTCGATACCTCGGGCCAGTCGACGCTGTTCGACGGGCGCACGGGCGAACCTTTCGATCGCAAAGTCACGGTTGGCTACAAGTACGTCCTGAAGCTGCACCATCTTGTCGACGACAAGATCCATGCTCGCTCGATTGGTCCGTACTCGCTCGTCACTCAGCAGCCGCTGGGTGGTAAGGCGCAGTTCGGCGGACAGCGTTTCGGCGAAATGGAGGTCTGGGCACTCGAAGCTTACGGCGCCGCCTACACGCTTCAGGAAATGCTCACCGTCAAGTCGGACGACGTTGCGGGCCGAACCAAGGTTTACGAGGCGATCGTCAGGGGTGACGACGCGTTCGAGGCCGGCGTTCCGGAAAGCTTCAACGTTCTCGTCAAGGAGATGCGCGCTCTCGGCCTCAACGTCGAACTCGTCAATAGCGAGGCGGAAGCGCCTCAGCTGGTCGAGCGCGAAGTCGCGCCTGAGGAACCACCTCAGGCACAGCTGCCGCCGGCGGCCGAATAA